One Desulfonatronum thiodismutans DNA segment encodes these proteins:
- a CDS encoding penicillin-binding transpeptidase domain-containing protein — MKNDRLNKASSRDWVQIRMALLGACVLLIWGGLWYRAFQVQVVRGPELTAMAARQHKAAEFERGMRGEIFDRQGRLLAKSTGIQSVYVRPLELENPEAAVPILAAALEMPAGQVRTLLGRPQNFIWLSRQISDRNARNIINAGLRGVYLAEESARFYPHGHLAGQVLGFVGLDGEGLEGVEKTYDEMLAGRKATFVAQRDASGRRMYLDAQGREEDLRGRNVTLTLDAQIQFFAEEALAVTVKSFNGKTGMALVVHVPSGDILAMANYPFFNPNMPRQNAEQWRNRILLDALEPGSTLKPMLMAAALEERVITNDTIYYCEEGQWRLTGVNIRDVKGRGWLPANKILRYSSNICSAKIGLDLGATKYHDYLQKMGFGERSGLPLLGENPGLLRPPKSWYPVDLAAVSFGQGMSANALQMARAYLVLANRGVMRPLRLIRDPEQDVGNLSVVFREEVAQTVMRMLREVVEEDGTGTQARIPGVIGAGKTGTAQKATASGRYGDRYVASFAGFYPGDNPEYFIYVVVDEPHPQHYGGVVAAPAVRDIGLRSLAYAGKLPEGTVFSAQEGARGQIQSLSVQGTGVARAGLERSLDPSLEDNTAIDFALADALTIGQDMVPNVTGMSVRRAVERLRGFGVLPEVEGGGGIVSRQVPEPGQPWPAHERRLTLWLEVS; from the coding sequence ATGAAAAACGACCGACTGAATAAAGCCTCGTCCCGTGACTGGGTCCAGATTCGCATGGCTCTGTTGGGGGCTTGCGTACTCTTGATCTGGGGAGGGCTGTGGTATCGAGCGTTTCAGGTGCAGGTCGTGCGCGGGCCGGAATTGACGGCCATGGCCGCCAGGCAGCACAAGGCCGCGGAATTCGAGCGGGGGATGCGAGGCGAAATTTTCGACCGTCAAGGGAGACTACTGGCCAAAAGCACGGGAATCCAGTCCGTGTACGTCCGTCCCTTGGAGCTGGAAAACCCTGAGGCGGCGGTTCCGATTTTGGCGGCCGCCCTGGAGATGCCCGCCGGTCAGGTCCGGACCTTGCTCGGAAGACCTCAAAATTTCATCTGGCTGTCTCGCCAGATCAGCGACCGCAACGCCCGGAACATCATCAACGCCGGGCTGCGAGGTGTGTATCTGGCCGAGGAGTCAGCCAGATTCTATCCCCATGGACATTTGGCCGGGCAGGTACTCGGCTTCGTGGGACTGGACGGAGAAGGACTGGAGGGTGTTGAAAAGACCTACGACGAAATGCTGGCCGGTCGCAAAGCCACCTTTGTGGCCCAGCGGGATGCCTCCGGACGGCGGATGTATCTGGACGCCCAAGGCCGTGAAGAGGACCTGCGGGGCCGCAACGTCACCTTGACCTTGGACGCGCAGATTCAGTTCTTCGCCGAGGAAGCCCTGGCCGTGACCGTCAAGTCCTTCAACGGCAAAACCGGGATGGCCCTGGTGGTCCATGTGCCCAGCGGAGATATCCTGGCCATGGCCAACTACCCGTTTTTCAATCCGAACATGCCGCGCCAGAATGCGGAACAGTGGCGCAATCGAATCCTTTTGGACGCCCTGGAACCGGGGTCTACGCTCAAGCCCATGTTGATGGCCGCGGCCCTGGAAGAACGAGTGATCACCAACGACACGATCTATTACTGTGAGGAAGGTCAATGGCGGCTGACCGGGGTGAACATTCGCGACGTTAAAGGACGGGGGTGGCTCCCGGCGAACAAGATCCTGCGGTATTCCAGCAATATCTGCTCGGCCAAAATCGGACTGGATCTCGGCGCGACAAAATATCACGACTATCTCCAAAAAATGGGTTTCGGCGAGCGGTCCGGCTTGCCTCTGCTCGGCGAGAACCCCGGTCTCCTCAGGCCTCCCAAATCATGGTATCCGGTGGACCTGGCCGCCGTCTCCTTTGGACAAGGCATGTCCGCCAACGCCCTGCAGATGGCCAGGGCGTATCTCGTTTTGGCCAACCGCGGAGTGATGCGTCCGTTGCGGCTCATCCGCGATCCGGAACAGGACGTCGGCAATCTATCCGTGGTTTTTCGGGAAGAGGTCGCTCAGACCGTGATGCGCATGCTCCGGGAAGTGGTGGAGGAAGACGGTACGGGCACGCAGGCCCGGATTCCCGGAGTGATCGGTGCCGGCAAGACCGGCACGGCCCAGAAGGCCACGGCCTCCGGTCGCTATGGAGATCGGTACGTGGCTTCCTTTGCGGGTTTTTATCCGGGTGATAATCCGGAATATTTCATCTACGTGGTGGTCGATGAGCCCCATCCCCAGCACTATGGAGGAGTTGTGGCCGCGCCCGCTGTACGTGACATTGGTCTGCGATCCCTGGCCTACGCCGGGAAACTTCCGGAAGGAACCGTTTTCAGCGCTCAAGAGGGCGCACGAGGTCAGATACAAAGTCTGAGCGTTCAGGGAACAGGAGTTGCCAGGGCAGGCCTGGAACGGAGTCTCGACCCTTCCCTTGAAGACAACACGGCAATCGATTTTGCATTGGCGGATGCGCTGACAATTGGCCAAGACATGGTCCCCAACGTGACGGGAATGAGCGTTCGCCGGGCCGTGGAGCGACTGCGCGGCTTCGGTGTGCTGCCCGAGGTTGAAGGCGGCGGTGGGATCGTTTCCCGGCAGGTTCCAGAGCCGGGGCAGCCTTGGCCCGCTCATGAACGGCGACTCACCCTGTGGCTGGAGGTGTCATGA
- a CDS encoding UDP-N-acetylmuramoyl-L-alanyl-D-glutamate--2,6-diaminopimelate ligase, whose amino-acid sequence MSQTTKPRVDLWGTLLQKVRDGLMIRTHSKAVQPGEAFLALPGSRTDGAAFIAEAVTRKAGYVIAPEGCEYDPADEDAKGTMILEHPDPRRALGELAAAHHGTDLDCPVLVGVTGTNGKTTVVSLTAHLLRSAGMRVGTIGTIGAHWPGGECDLGMTTPDCWRLHGVLAQMRKAGVTHVCMEVSSHALDQQRTAGLNFEVAVLTNVTQDHLDYHQDMESYFQAKALLFASGASGPKHRVVNMDDDHGRRLFSRWGGLGYSLEQGLNRVPDRTRPDVGEPAELLQGEILACDRSGLHLGMSWRSSAWSLRSSLVGRYNAANLLAAQGVGLRLGIASKQMEALESFFGVPGRLERVPNRQGLDIFVDYAHTPDALENVADALRKAGFQRLIIVFGCGGNRDKTKRPLMGQAVGRHADVAVLTSDNPRREDPKAILVDVLPGLTDCPRVVTEVDRRLAIQLALDMLRPGDALLVAGKGHESTQQIGDEKHPFHDPTVIRRILGEIDTEPAFSDAEAASCA is encoded by the coding sequence ATGAGCCAGACGACCAAGCCGAGGGTTGATCTTTGGGGAACGCTTCTCCAAAAGGTTCGCGATGGATTGATGATTCGAACTCACTCCAAAGCAGTCCAGCCCGGGGAAGCTTTTCTCGCGTTGCCGGGGTCGCGAACGGACGGAGCGGCGTTCATCGCGGAGGCGGTGACGCGCAAAGCCGGATACGTGATCGCCCCGGAGGGATGTGAGTATGATCCGGCCGACGAAGATGCAAAAGGGACGATGATTCTGGAACATCCTGACCCTCGGCGGGCTTTGGGAGAACTGGCCGCGGCCCATCACGGCACGGACCTGGACTGTCCTGTGCTGGTGGGAGTGACCGGGACCAACGGTAAGACCACCGTGGTTTCCCTGACAGCCCATTTGTTGCGGTCTGCGGGGATGCGTGTCGGGACCATCGGGACCATCGGCGCCCATTGGCCCGGCGGGGAATGCGATCTCGGCATGACCACTCCGGACTGCTGGCGGCTGCACGGAGTTTTGGCCCAGATGCGGAAAGCCGGGGTGACCCATGTCTGCATGGAAGTCTCCTCCCATGCCCTGGATCAGCAACGCACCGCCGGTTTGAATTTCGAGGTCGCGGTACTGACCAACGTCACCCAGGACCACTTGGATTATCACCAGGACATGGAAAGCTATTTTCAGGCCAAGGCTTTGTTGTTCGCTTCAGGAGCTTCTGGTCCGAAGCATCGCGTGGTGAACATGGACGACGACCATGGTCGTCGCTTGTTCAGCCGCTGGGGCGGGTTGGGATATAGTTTGGAACAGGGCTTGAACCGTGTTCCGGATAGGACGCGGCCGGACGTGGGAGAGCCAGCGGAGCTTCTCCAAGGCGAGATCCTGGCCTGCGACCGATCCGGGCTGCACCTCGGGATGAGCTGGAGATCGTCCGCGTGGTCGCTGCGTTCTTCCCTGGTCGGGCGGTATAACGCGGCTAACCTGCTGGCGGCTCAGGGAGTCGGGTTGCGGCTGGGAATCGCGTCAAAACAAATGGAGGCACTGGAGAGCTTTTTCGGCGTTCCCGGGCGGCTGGAGCGGGTTCCCAACCGACAAGGTCTGGATATTTTCGTGGATTACGCCCACACCCCCGACGCCTTGGAAAACGTTGCCGATGCGTTGCGAAAAGCGGGATTTCAGCGTCTGATCATCGTGTTTGGGTGCGGTGGGAATCGGGACAAAACCAAGCGTCCCTTGATGGGGCAAGCCGTAGGCCGCCATGCGGACGTGGCTGTCCTGACCTCTGACAACCCCCGGCGTGAAGACCCGAAAGCGATCCTGGTCGACGTCCTGCCCGGCCTCACGGACTGTCCGCGAGTGGTCACGGAAGTGGATCGAAGGCTGGCTATTCAACTCGCCCTGGACATGCTGCGTCCTGGCGACGCGCTGTTGGTGGCCGGCAAGGGGCACGAGTCGACGCAGCAGATCGGCGACGAAAAACACCCTTTTCACGATCCCACGGTCATTCGTCGGATTTTGGGTGAGATTGATACCGAGCCTGCTTTTAGTGACGCGGAGGCGGCCTCATGCGCATGA